A genome region from Bombus pyrosoma isolate SC7728 linkage group LG14, ASM1482585v1, whole genome shotgun sequence includes the following:
- the LOC122574737 gene encoding neogenin isoform X4, whose protein sequence is MEPRILPIPLALLTFIVLANAGGLYFTIEPQDVVVKQGSPARLDCEAKSDFGKPSIQWRTDDGQPINFIGDSYRSQLANGSLYINSVYGSSLELTGSYQCLASVDDVGAIVSRTATIKIASFPGFEREPQDTMVYPGQIAYLSCTLLTSSSSLTIQWLKDEHPLLLDDRMTILPSGALEIDDVNIQDIGSYRCNVNSYGQSILSNKAQLGMLTSDIDQESTPPVFIAKPLQQMTIEESTVTLECAANGYPKPSILWLKDGVAIDLASFQSRYSRVAASSLVISNVQEIDDGSYQCRAENEVETLDAAADLIVQVPPRFIRKPEDKVASENQDLEFECEIYGKPEPKITWLKNGERITLSAYWQIVNGYNLRINGLLAIDAGIFQCIGTNSAGSVQAAARLTINQPNDTDSLESIEGSVPSAPRNLSHVIVTARFVTLRWQEPENRNGEILNYYIYYKQEGVQRERVTHKQQKLEAVIQGLQPSMTYQFRVVAVNERGMSGMSSEILQVTTLTEANVPGPPLNLEGHATSSVSIALSWEKPQVVNGRISKYIITFVEGDNEDITRETTSTMHELVDLVPYTEYSIKVQAVNENGPGMFSRDIVVRTYSAQPTQPPHNVTVEPVSPTSIIIRWEPPLEGQNGIVTGYKIRYRRYDRGSQPVTITTEGNQRSRVLTGLEKHVVYQVRICALNVNGTGPWTEWIQIETYETESDENRVPNTPSNLRTKVMSDYIQVFWNPPKDQSIKVKGYKLGWGKGVPDVEVRLLDGKERSFTIDQLEPITEYVISLRATNDAGDGQPAYANVRTTERSVSEFSVPLLPPVGLKAAVLSDTTVVLYWTDTTLPKTQFVTDNRYYVARYTSHHHSSNPRYKYHNATDLNCMINDLKPNTIYEFAVKLVKGKRESLWSMVVTNQTQEAAPSSAPRDLMIQSIGDRPTSVLVRWQPPKQPNGPITGYITFYSIDNTKWDRDWLLEAVVGDKTECIVKGLQPSTTYYFKIQARNSKGYGPFSTTVPFKTPQSSGMDVYDELHDRDGRGLSNILIYIIVGCSIVFITGIAVVVVVVCCKRNPDSPDRKKGYMKDTNQKTNIKPPDLWIHHDQMELKALEKSSINGEASTSGVASNTLPRSNNQDYNQENVHGNSSSLDKRTYVPSYMGNTDEKCSTLSRQHSRGSHKPKLITLPVDSASLHQPIATATPIVNTSMSQPTIHTSCSDTPSVRQNYPRTVAQYSLSRAHITLEPTPESSPDSCNISTSYEPMQSQQLSYGTSGQSYSGNTQYASGHYSNNNQPSSVGGGVDGGSSSKRMQGHPLKSFSVPAPPPQSAPSTPAQQKHGVSQVTVRPTMSGSPYKKPQSSTQLAKNRLASVSNPVHTSEEVERLKPSYSTEELNQEMANLEGLMKDLNAITASEFEC, encoded by the exons CTAATGCAGGTGGATTGTATTTTACTATCGAGCCACAAGATGTAGTGGTTAAACAGGGAAGTCCTGCTAGATTAGATTGTGAAGCAAAAAGTGATTTCGGGAAACCCAGTATACAGTGGAGAACTGACGATGGACAaccgattaattttattggaGATAGTTACCG atcTCAATTAGCTAATGGatctttgtatataaataGTGTTTATGGCAGTAGTCTGGAATTGACTGGAAGCTATCAATGTTTAGCTTCTGTAGATGATGTTGGGGCTATCGTTTCTCGAACTGCcacaattaaaattgcaa GTTTTCCAGGATTTGAAAGGGAACCTCAAGATACTATGGTTTATCCAGGACAAATTGCATATTTAAGTTGTACACTTCTCACATCCTCCAGTTCATTGACTATACAATGGTTAAAAGATGAACATCCATTGCTGCTTGATGATAGAATGACAATTTTGCCATCAGGTGCATTAGAAATTGATGATGTTAATATACAAGATATTGGATCATACAGGTGTAATGTTAATAGTTATGGACAAAGTATACTCAGTAACAAAGCACAATTAGGAATGTTAACAAGTGATATTG ATCAAGAAAGTACTCCACCAGTTTTTATTGCCAAGCCATTACAACAAATGACTATTGAAGAATCAACAGTCACACTTGAGTGTGCTGCCAATGGCTATCCAAAACCAAGTATACTTTGGTTGAAAGATGGTGTTGCCATTGATTTAGCATCTTTTCAATCTAG gTACAGTAGAGTTGCTGCTTCCAGTCTTGTGATCAGTAATGTTCAAGAAATAGATGATGGTTCTTATCAATGTCGTGCAGAAAATGAAGTTGAAACGTTAGATGCAGCTGCTGATTTAATTGTACAAG TACCACCAAGATTTATTAGAAAGCCAGAAGATAAGGTAGCTAGTGAAAATCAAGATTTAGAATTTGAATGTGAAATTTATGGGAAGCCAGAACCGAAAATTACATGGCTCAAAAATGGAGAACGTATTACCTTAAGCGCATACTGGCAAATTGTGAATGG TTACAATCTTAGAATTAATGGCCTACTAGCGATAGATGCTGGAATCTTCCAATGCATAGGAACAAATTCTGCTGGAAGTGTACAAGCTGCAGCACGTTTAACCATTAATCAGCCTA ATGACACAGACAGCTTGGAGTCGATAGAAGGAAGTGTCCCATCAGCACCAAGGAATTTAAGTCACGTCATTGTCACTGCTAGATTCGTAACTTTACGGTGGCAAGAACCCGAGAATAGAAATGGAGAGATTctaaattactatatttattacaaacaagAAGGTGTTCAAAG AGAACGAGTTACTCATAAGCAACAAAAATTAGAGGCAGTAATACAGGGTTTGCAACCAAGTATGACGTATCAATTTCGAGTGGTCGCCGTGAATGAAAGAGGGATGTCCGGAATGTCCAGCGAAATATTACAAGTTACCACACTTACTGAG GCCAATGTCCCTGGTCCTCCACTGAATTTAGAGGGACATGCTACAAGCAGTGTGAGCATTGCGTTATCTTGGGAAAAGCCACAAGTAGTCAATGGAAGAATttctaaatacataattacattTGTAGAG GGTGACAATGAGGACATAACGCGTGAAACTACTAGTACGATGCACGAATTAGTAGATCTCGTGCCTTATACGGAATATAGTATTAAAGTTCAAGCTGTAAACGAGAACGGTCCTGGCATGTTTAGTAGAGATATCGTAGTCCGGACTTATAGTGCACAACCTACTCAACCACCACACAATGTTACAGTAGAACCAGTTAGTCCTACA agCATTATAATAAGGTGGGAACCGCCACTAGAAGGACAAAATGGAATCGTCACTGGTTATAAAATTCGTTATCGTCGTTACGATCGCGGTTCACAGCCGGTAACTATAACAACTGAAGGAAATCAACGTTCACGAGTACTCACTGGACTTGAAAAACATGTTGTTTATCAAGTTCGTATATGTGCCTTAAACGTTAATGGAACTGGACCTTGGACAGAATGGATACAGATAGAAACATATGAAACCGAATCTGATGAAAACCGAGTGCCAAATACACCCAGCAACTTAAGAA caAAAGTAATGTCTGATTATATACAAGTTTTTTGGAATCCACCGAAAGATCAAAGTATTAAAGTAAAGGGATATAAACTTGGATGGGGAAAGGGAGTCCCTGATGTCGAAGTTCGACTTCTTGATGGAAAAGAACGATCTTTTACCATAGATCAATTAG aacCAATCActgaatatgttatatcacTAAGAGCAACGAATGATGCTGGCGATGGTCAACCAGCATATGCAAACGTTAGAACTACGGAACGTTCTGTATCTGAATTTTCTGTGCCTTTACTACCGCCTGTTGGTCTTAAAGCCGCTGTTCTATCAGACACTACAGTCGTACTATACTGGACTGATACAACCTTGCCAAAAACTCAA TTCGTAACGGATAATCGATATTACGTAgcacgttatacgtcacatcatCATAGCAGCAACCCtcgttataaatatcataatgcaACTGATCTTAATTGCATGATAAATGATTTAAaacctaatacaatatatgaaTTTGCAGTCAAGCTTGTTAag GGAAAACGAGAATCGCTATGGAGTATGGTTGTTACGAATCAAACTCAAGAAGCTGCACCTAGTTCCGCGCCCAGGGATTTGATGATTCAGAGTATCGGAGACCGTCCAACTTCAGTTTTAGTGCGTTGGCAACCTCCTAAACAACCAAATGGACCAATTACAG gatatattactttttattcgattgaTAATACGAAATGGGATCGTGATTGGTTATTGGAAGCCGTAGTTGGGGATAAAACTGAGTGCATTGTGAAGGGCCTCCAACCAAGTACAACCTACTACTTCAAGATCCAAGCACGGAATTCAAAAGGATATGGTCCTTTTTCTACAACTGTTCCATTCAAGACGCCTCAAA GCAGTGGTATGGATGTCTATGATGAATTGCATGATCGAG ATGGACGTGgactttcaaatatattgaTCTACATTATTGTGGGTTGTTCTATTGTTTTTATCACTGGTATAGCAGTGGTGGTTGTAGTTGTATGTTGCAAGCGCAATCCAGATTCGCCTGATAGGAAGAAAgg ATACATGAAAGACACAAATcaaaaaacaaacattaaaCCGCCCGATTTGTGGATTCATCATGATCAAATGGAATTGAAAGCTCTTGAGAAATCTTCAATAAATGGAGAGGCATCTACTAGTGGTGTAGCTAGTAATACCTTACCTAGGTCAAATAACCAGGATTATAATCAAGAGAATGTGCATGGAAATTCTAGTTCATTGGATAAACGTACTTACGTACCAAGTTACATGG GTAACACTGATGAGAAGTGCTCAACCCTGAGTAGACAACATAGTCGAGGAAGCCATAAACCTAAACTCATTACACTTCCCGTTGACAGTGCATCTTTACATCAAC CTATAGCGACGGCCACACCGATCGTAAACACAAGCATGTCACAGCCAACAATTCATACGTCATGCAGTGATACGCCATCCGTGAGACAGAATTATCCTCGAACTGTAGCACAATACAGTTTAAGTCGAGCACACATTACTTTAGAACCAACACCGGAGTCGAGTCCAGActcttgtaatatttcaacttcGTATGAACCAATGCAAAGTCAA cAATTATCATATGGTACAAGTGGTCAGTCCTATAGTGGAAATACTCAATACGCTTCAGGACACTATAGCAATAATAATCAACCATCAAGTGTAGGTGGTGGAGTTGATGGTGGTAGCAGTAGTAAAAGGATGCAGGGACATCCTTTGAAAAGTTTTAGCGTGCCAGCACCTCCACCTCAGTCTGCACCTTCAACACCAGCCCAACAAAAACACGGAG TTTCTCAAGTAACAGTAAGACCTACAATGTCTGGAAGTCCATACAAGAAACCACAAAGTTCTACACAGTTAGCAAAGAATCGATTAGCCTCAGTTTCAAATCCGGTGCACACTTCTGAAGAAGTTGAACGGTTGAAg cCTTCTTACAGTACAGAAGAATTAAATCAAGAGATGGCTAATTTAGAAGGCCTTATGAAAGACCTAAATGCCATAACAGCATCTGAATTTGAGTGCTAG
- the LOC122574737 gene encoding neogenin isoform X2 gives MEPRILPIPLALLTFIVLANAGGLYFTIEPQDVVVKQGSPARLDCEAKSDFGKPSIQWRTDDGQPINFIGDSYRSQLANGSLYINSVYGSSLELTGSYQCLASVDDVGAIVSRTATIKIASFPGFEREPQDTMVYPGQIAYLSCTLLTSSSSLTIQWLKDEHPLLLDDRMTILPSGALEIDDVNIQDIGSYRCNVNSYGQSILSNKAQLGMLTSDIDQESTPPVFIAKPLQQMTIEESTVTLECAANGYPKPSILWLKDGVAIDLASFQSRYSRVAASSLVISNVQEIDDGSYQCRAENEVETLDAAADLIVQVPPRFIRKPEDKVASENQDLEFECEIYGKPEPKITWLKNGERITLSAYWQIVNGYNLRINGLLAIDAGIFQCIGTNSAGSVQAAARLTINQPKKANPHKSTTPKTVPKKKLLLHRQLYNKTWQHPSTLLGHTMSAFTPNPPLSIGPSDDPADLPGSVKFPNSLYDPKSHFVDDTDSLESIEGSVPSAPRNLSHVIVTARFVTLRWQEPENRNGEILNYYIYYKQEGVQRERVTHKQQKLEAVIQGLQPSMTYQFRVVAVNERGMSGMSSEILQVTTLTEANVPGPPLNLEGHATSSVSIALSWEKPQVVNGRISKYIITFVEGDNEDITRETTSTMHELVDLVPYTEYSIKVQAVNENGPGMFSRDIVVRTYSAQPTQPPHNVTVEPVSPTSIIIRWEPPLEGQNGIVTGYKIRYRRYDRGSQPVTITTEGNQRSRVLTGLEKHVVYQVRICALNVNGTGPWTEWIQIETYETESDENRVPNTPSNLRTKVMSDYIQVFWNPPKDQSIKVKGYKLGWGKGVPDVEVRLLDGKERSFTIDQLEPITEYVISLRATNDAGDGQPAYANVRTTERSVSEFSVPLLPPVGLKAAVLSDTTVVLYWTDTTLPKTQFVTDNRYYVARYTSHHHSSNPRYKYHNATDLNCMINDLKPNTIYEFAVKLVKGKRESLWSMVVTNQTQEAAPSSAPRDLMIQSIGDRPTSVLVRWQPPKQPNGPITGYITFYSIDNTKWDRDWLLEAVVGDKTECIVKGLQPSTTYYFKIQARNSKGYGPFSTTVPFKTPQNGRGLSNILIYIIVGCSIVFITGIAVVVVVVCCKRNPDSPDRKKGYMKDTNQKTNIKPPDLWIHHDQMELKALEKSSINGEASTSGVASNTLPRSNNQDYNQENVHGNSSSLDKRTYVPSYMGNTDEKCSTLSRQHSRGSHKPKLITLPVDSASLHQPIATATPIVNTSMSQPTIHTSCSDTPSVRQNYPRTVAQYSLSRAHITLEPTPESSPDSCNISTSYEPMQSQQLSYGTSGQSYSGNTQYASGHYSNNNQPSSVGGGVDGGSSSKRMQGHPLKSFSVPAPPPQSAPSTPAQQKHGVSQVTVRPTMSGSPYKKPQSSTQLAKNRLASVSNPVHTSEEVERLKPSYSTEELNQEMANLEGLMKDLNAITASEFEC, from the exons CTAATGCAGGTGGATTGTATTTTACTATCGAGCCACAAGATGTAGTGGTTAAACAGGGAAGTCCTGCTAGATTAGATTGTGAAGCAAAAAGTGATTTCGGGAAACCCAGTATACAGTGGAGAACTGACGATGGACAaccgattaattttattggaGATAGTTACCG atcTCAATTAGCTAATGGatctttgtatataaataGTGTTTATGGCAGTAGTCTGGAATTGACTGGAAGCTATCAATGTTTAGCTTCTGTAGATGATGTTGGGGCTATCGTTTCTCGAACTGCcacaattaaaattgcaa GTTTTCCAGGATTTGAAAGGGAACCTCAAGATACTATGGTTTATCCAGGACAAATTGCATATTTAAGTTGTACACTTCTCACATCCTCCAGTTCATTGACTATACAATGGTTAAAAGATGAACATCCATTGCTGCTTGATGATAGAATGACAATTTTGCCATCAGGTGCATTAGAAATTGATGATGTTAATATACAAGATATTGGATCATACAGGTGTAATGTTAATAGTTATGGACAAAGTATACTCAGTAACAAAGCACAATTAGGAATGTTAACAAGTGATATTG ATCAAGAAAGTACTCCACCAGTTTTTATTGCCAAGCCATTACAACAAATGACTATTGAAGAATCAACAGTCACACTTGAGTGTGCTGCCAATGGCTATCCAAAACCAAGTATACTTTGGTTGAAAGATGGTGTTGCCATTGATTTAGCATCTTTTCAATCTAG gTACAGTAGAGTTGCTGCTTCCAGTCTTGTGATCAGTAATGTTCAAGAAATAGATGATGGTTCTTATCAATGTCGTGCAGAAAATGAAGTTGAAACGTTAGATGCAGCTGCTGATTTAATTGTACAAG TACCACCAAGATTTATTAGAAAGCCAGAAGATAAGGTAGCTAGTGAAAATCAAGATTTAGAATTTGAATGTGAAATTTATGGGAAGCCAGAACCGAAAATTACATGGCTCAAAAATGGAGAACGTATTACCTTAAGCGCATACTGGCAAATTGTGAATGG TTACAATCTTAGAATTAATGGCCTACTAGCGATAGATGCTGGAATCTTCCAATGCATAGGAACAAATTCTGCTGGAAGTGTACAAGCTGCAGCACGTTTAACCATTAATCAGCCTA AAAAGGCAAATCCCCATAAATCAACTACCCCAAAGACAGTTCCTAAAAAGAAGTTACTATTGCATCGgcaattgtataataaaacgtGGCAGCACCCAAGTACCCTTTTAGGTCACACAATGTCTGCATTTACCCCCAATCCGCCGCTTTCCATTGGTCCCTCTGATGATCCTGCAGATCTGCCTGGAtctgttaaatttcctaattCCCTTTACGACCCAAAATCCCATTTTGTAGATGACACAGACAGCTTGGAGTCGATAGAAGGAAGTGTCCCATCAGCACCAAGGAATTTAAGTCACGTCATTGTCACTGCTAGATTCGTAACTTTACGGTGGCAAGAACCCGAGAATAGAAATGGAGAGATTctaaattactatatttattacaaacaagAAGGTGTTCAAAG AGAACGAGTTACTCATAAGCAACAAAAATTAGAGGCAGTAATACAGGGTTTGCAACCAAGTATGACGTATCAATTTCGAGTGGTCGCCGTGAATGAAAGAGGGATGTCCGGAATGTCCAGCGAAATATTACAAGTTACCACACTTACTGAG GCCAATGTCCCTGGTCCTCCACTGAATTTAGAGGGACATGCTACAAGCAGTGTGAGCATTGCGTTATCTTGGGAAAAGCCACAAGTAGTCAATGGAAGAATttctaaatacataattacattTGTAGAG GGTGACAATGAGGACATAACGCGTGAAACTACTAGTACGATGCACGAATTAGTAGATCTCGTGCCTTATACGGAATATAGTATTAAAGTTCAAGCTGTAAACGAGAACGGTCCTGGCATGTTTAGTAGAGATATCGTAGTCCGGACTTATAGTGCACAACCTACTCAACCACCACACAATGTTACAGTAGAACCAGTTAGTCCTACA agCATTATAATAAGGTGGGAACCGCCACTAGAAGGACAAAATGGAATCGTCACTGGTTATAAAATTCGTTATCGTCGTTACGATCGCGGTTCACAGCCGGTAACTATAACAACTGAAGGAAATCAACGTTCACGAGTACTCACTGGACTTGAAAAACATGTTGTTTATCAAGTTCGTATATGTGCCTTAAACGTTAATGGAACTGGACCTTGGACAGAATGGATACAGATAGAAACATATGAAACCGAATCTGATGAAAACCGAGTGCCAAATACACCCAGCAACTTAAGAA caAAAGTAATGTCTGATTATATACAAGTTTTTTGGAATCCACCGAAAGATCAAAGTATTAAAGTAAAGGGATATAAACTTGGATGGGGAAAGGGAGTCCCTGATGTCGAAGTTCGACTTCTTGATGGAAAAGAACGATCTTTTACCATAGATCAATTAG aacCAATCActgaatatgttatatcacTAAGAGCAACGAATGATGCTGGCGATGGTCAACCAGCATATGCAAACGTTAGAACTACGGAACGTTCTGTATCTGAATTTTCTGTGCCTTTACTACCGCCTGTTGGTCTTAAAGCCGCTGTTCTATCAGACACTACAGTCGTACTATACTGGACTGATACAACCTTGCCAAAAACTCAA TTCGTAACGGATAATCGATATTACGTAgcacgttatacgtcacatcatCATAGCAGCAACCCtcgttataaatatcataatgcaACTGATCTTAATTGCATGATAAATGATTTAAaacctaatacaatatatgaaTTTGCAGTCAAGCTTGTTAag GGAAAACGAGAATCGCTATGGAGTATGGTTGTTACGAATCAAACTCAAGAAGCTGCACCTAGTTCCGCGCCCAGGGATTTGATGATTCAGAGTATCGGAGACCGTCCAACTTCAGTTTTAGTGCGTTGGCAACCTCCTAAACAACCAAATGGACCAATTACAG gatatattactttttattcgattgaTAATACGAAATGGGATCGTGATTGGTTATTGGAAGCCGTAGTTGGGGATAAAACTGAGTGCATTGTGAAGGGCCTCCAACCAAGTACAACCTACTACTTCAAGATCCAAGCACGGAATTCAAAAGGATATGGTCCTTTTTCTACAACTGTTCCATTCAAGACGCCTCAAA ATGGACGTGgactttcaaatatattgaTCTACATTATTGTGGGTTGTTCTATTGTTTTTATCACTGGTATAGCAGTGGTGGTTGTAGTTGTATGTTGCAAGCGCAATCCAGATTCGCCTGATAGGAAGAAAgg ATACATGAAAGACACAAATcaaaaaacaaacattaaaCCGCCCGATTTGTGGATTCATCATGATCAAATGGAATTGAAAGCTCTTGAGAAATCTTCAATAAATGGAGAGGCATCTACTAGTGGTGTAGCTAGTAATACCTTACCTAGGTCAAATAACCAGGATTATAATCAAGAGAATGTGCATGGAAATTCTAGTTCATTGGATAAACGTACTTACGTACCAAGTTACATGG GTAACACTGATGAGAAGTGCTCAACCCTGAGTAGACAACATAGTCGAGGAAGCCATAAACCTAAACTCATTACACTTCCCGTTGACAGTGCATCTTTACATCAAC CTATAGCGACGGCCACACCGATCGTAAACACAAGCATGTCACAGCCAACAATTCATACGTCATGCAGTGATACGCCATCCGTGAGACAGAATTATCCTCGAACTGTAGCACAATACAGTTTAAGTCGAGCACACATTACTTTAGAACCAACACCGGAGTCGAGTCCAGActcttgtaatatttcaacttcGTATGAACCAATGCAAAGTCAA cAATTATCATATGGTACAAGTGGTCAGTCCTATAGTGGAAATACTCAATACGCTTCAGGACACTATAGCAATAATAATCAACCATCAAGTGTAGGTGGTGGAGTTGATGGTGGTAGCAGTAGTAAAAGGATGCAGGGACATCCTTTGAAAAGTTTTAGCGTGCCAGCACCTCCACCTCAGTCTGCACCTTCAACACCAGCCCAACAAAAACACGGAG TTTCTCAAGTAACAGTAAGACCTACAATGTCTGGAAGTCCATACAAGAAACCACAAAGTTCTACACAGTTAGCAAAGAATCGATTAGCCTCAGTTTCAAATCCGGTGCACACTTCTGAAGAAGTTGAACGGTTGAAg cCTTCTTACAGTACAGAAGAATTAAATCAAGAGATGGCTAATTTAGAAGGCCTTATGAAAGACCTAAATGCCATAACAGCATCTGAATTTGAGTGCTAG